A single window of Nicotiana tomentosiformis chromosome 1, ASM39032v3, whole genome shotgun sequence DNA harbors:
- the LOC104115477 gene encoding sphingoid long-chain bases kinase 2, mitochondrial isoform X1 has product MIIYQGIVAVAMARNPSLIRAEQPMASDLSSTDCTALRGGASLRRRRDLVFVVNPRGANGTTVQQWKKLLPFLRSRFGDDCNICESLTSGPSHAIDITREAIREGADAVIAVGGDGTLHEVVNGFFCSGKPVCNHDMNSSHSTALGIIPLGTGSDFARTLGWKNDPHDAIERIAKGLKSKIDVGCITGEIGESHYFINVADIHLSAKAGYYASRYKKFGNLCYVIGALQAFFRHHNQDLRIKVDEGDWEVCSQVTALCIGNAKYFGGGMKITPNANPSSGDYEVVILQDFKWYDFIFKMHKLYNGTHLSVKNVSSRRARSIEVEEIGSNGSIYVQSDGEFLGFLPRKFSILPGVIELIC; this is encoded by the exons ATGATTATATATCAAGGTATAGTAGCAGTTGCAATGGCGAGAAATCCTTCTTTAATCAGAGCAGAACAGCCTATGGCTTCAGATCTCTCTTCAACCGACTGCACGGCTCTCCGCGGCGGCGCTTCCCTTCGCCGCCGCCGTGACCTCGTCTTCGTCGTTAATCCCCGAG GAGCTAATGGAACAACGGTTCAGCAATGGAAGAAGCTACTTCCTTTCCTTAGGTCTCGCTTTGGTGATGACTGTAAT ATATGCGAATCTTTAACTTCAGGTCCTTCTCATGCCATTGATATAACAAGAGAG GCTATCCGTGAAGGAGCTGATGCTGTAATTGCAGTGGGCGGTGATGGGACTCTTCATGAG GTTGTTAATGGCTTCTTCTGCAGTGGAAAACCTGTTTGTAATCATGATATGAACTCCAGCCATTCAACTGCTCTTGGC ATAATCCCTTTAGGTACTGGATCTGACTTTGCCAGGACGCTTGGCTG GAAAAATGATCCTCATGACGCCATAGAACGCATTGCTAAAG GGCTGAAATCCAAAATTGATGTTGGATGCATAACTGGAGAAATTGGAGAATCCCATTACTTCATCAATGTTGCCGATATTCATCT AAGTGCAAAAGCAGGTTATTATGCCTCAAGGTACAAGAAATTTGGAAACTTATGTTATGTTATTGGTGCTTTGCAAGCTTTCTTTCGGCACCACAACCAAGATTTAAGGATCAAG GTTGATGAGGGGGACTGGGAAGTATGTTCCCAAGTAACTGCTCTTTGTATTGGGAATGCAAAATATTTTGGTGGCGGAATGAAGATTACACCAAATGCCAACCCCTCAAGCGGGGATTATGAG GTGGTCATCCTGCAGGACTTCAAGTGGTATGATTTCATTTTCAAAATGCATAAGCTGTACAATGGGACACACTTATCAGTGAAAAATGTATCTTCAAGAAG GGCACGTTCAATTGAAGTCGAAGAGATTGGAAGCAATGGCTCGATATATGTTCAGTCTGATGGAGAATTCTTAGGATTCCTTCCTAGGAAGTTTTCTATACTACCTGGTGTTATTGAACTAATTTGCTAA
- the LOC104115477 gene encoding sphingoid long-chain bases kinase 2, mitochondrial isoform X2 yields the protein MIIYQGIVAVAMARNPSLIRAEQPMASDLSSTDCTALRGGASLRRRRDLVFVVNPRGANGTTVQQWKKLLPFLRSRFGDDCNICESLTSGPSHAIDITREAIREGADAVIAVGGDGTLHEVVNGFFCSGKPVCNHDMNSSHSTALGIIPLGTGSDFARTLGWKNDPHDAIERIAKGLKSKIDVGCITGEIGESHYFINVADIHLSAKAGYYASRYKKFGNLCYVIGALQAFFRHHNQDLRIKVDEGDWEVCSQVTALCIGNAKYFGGGMKITPNANPSSGDYEVVILQDFKWARSIEVEEIGSNGSIYVQSDGEFLGFLPRKFSILPGVIELIC from the exons ATGATTATATATCAAGGTATAGTAGCAGTTGCAATGGCGAGAAATCCTTCTTTAATCAGAGCAGAACAGCCTATGGCTTCAGATCTCTCTTCAACCGACTGCACGGCTCTCCGCGGCGGCGCTTCCCTTCGCCGCCGCCGTGACCTCGTCTTCGTCGTTAATCCCCGAG GAGCTAATGGAACAACGGTTCAGCAATGGAAGAAGCTACTTCCTTTCCTTAGGTCTCGCTTTGGTGATGACTGTAAT ATATGCGAATCTTTAACTTCAGGTCCTTCTCATGCCATTGATATAACAAGAGAG GCTATCCGTGAAGGAGCTGATGCTGTAATTGCAGTGGGCGGTGATGGGACTCTTCATGAG GTTGTTAATGGCTTCTTCTGCAGTGGAAAACCTGTTTGTAATCATGATATGAACTCCAGCCATTCAACTGCTCTTGGC ATAATCCCTTTAGGTACTGGATCTGACTTTGCCAGGACGCTTGGCTG GAAAAATGATCCTCATGACGCCATAGAACGCATTGCTAAAG GGCTGAAATCCAAAATTGATGTTGGATGCATAACTGGAGAAATTGGAGAATCCCATTACTTCATCAATGTTGCCGATATTCATCT AAGTGCAAAAGCAGGTTATTATGCCTCAAGGTACAAGAAATTTGGAAACTTATGTTATGTTATTGGTGCTTTGCAAGCTTTCTTTCGGCACCACAACCAAGATTTAAGGATCAAG GTTGATGAGGGGGACTGGGAAGTATGTTCCCAAGTAACTGCTCTTTGTATTGGGAATGCAAAATATTTTGGTGGCGGAATGAAGATTACACCAAATGCCAACCCCTCAAGCGGGGATTATGAG GTGGTCATCCTGCAGGACTTCAAGTG GGCACGTTCAATTGAAGTCGAAGAGATTGGAAGCAATGGCTCGATATATGTTCAGTCTGATGGAGAATTCTTAGGATTCCTTCCTAGGAAGTTTTCTATACTACCTGGTGTTATTGAACTAATTTGCTAA